The following is a genomic window from Armatimonadota bacterium.
GGCATCACCCCGCCGGTGGATTGCCAAGGCGCGGTGGAGTACGACATCTTCGAGCGCTGATTCAGGCCTAGCGACAATCGTCGCCGTGACGGTCGAGCGCTGCGGACGCTTCGTCCGCGCTCATGGTGTACATGACGGAGCGCGCGATCTCGCGGAATCCGAGTTTCTCGTACACGCGCTGCGCCGGCAGGTCTCGCTCAAGCGTCGTCACGCGCAGCATCGTCGCGCCCTCACGTACCAGCCCATGAATCACCTCGCCGATCAGTGCCGTTGCCACGCCGCGGTTGCGCCAATTGGGATGCACCGCGTTGTTGGCCACCTCGCCGACGCGGTCGCTCTCGTTGAAGAACGAGGTGGCGTAGCCGACGAGGACTCCTTCGGCTTCCGCGACGATGACGCGGTCGAGGTGCTGCTTGCACGCCTCGTCCACCTCGCCCGCCTTGCGCTCCCGCCAGCCGGTGCCCCCGACGACGCCGTGGCGCTGCTCCACCGCCTCTGCGATACACACGCCATCCCAGCCCATGCGGTTGATCTCATAGATCGCAGGGAGATCATCAGCAGTCGCCGCTCTGACACACACTCGCCGGTTCATCTCCGTCATCGTCGCACCTCACGCTCTACGCTCACGCGACACACCGCAGGATCAGCCGCCGCCATCGCGCCGGGAAAATTCCGCCACGACAAACCGAAGCGCCCCACGAGGAATAGCCGGTCGCGCCGGCGAACAGCGTTGCGAGACGCCGCTGGCGCTCGCCGACATCCGTCACGGAACCTGCGTCGGCCTTGCCCGGCCCTGTTCGGCCCCTTGGTGCGCATCGCCGCGCGCGGAAAAGCCTTCGGGATTTCGGCGAATAATTCCTGTGTGAGATGGGAATAAGGGAANNNNNNNNNNNNNNNNNNNNNNNNNNNNNNNNNNNNNNNNNNNNNNNNNNNNNNNNNNNNNNNNNNNNNNNNNNNNNNNNNNNNNNNNNNNNNNNNNNNNGCAACCACCATTCCCGCTTCGGCTGCGACGGCGAATTGACGAAGTCCGGCGGCAGGCACGGCATAGCACTGCGGGATAAGCAGCGCCTCGTAGCGCATCTGGCCGACCCGCAGGCCGCCGTTGTCCATCACGGCAGCGGCGAGCGCGTCATCGCCGAGATAGTCAAAATCAACCTGAAGGGAAAGCAAGGCGTCCGCCAGGGCCGCCAGCGACTGTTCGGCGGCGCGATCATCCGGCTTCACCCACAGGCTGCGCACGGGCACATATACCGCGACGCGCACATCGGGCCGCCCTTGGCTGAGCAGATAGCCGAGCCGCCCCGTGTAGTCCGCATAGCGGCGGAAGAACGGCCACAGCGGATTGTCCCAGGCAACGTGCGAGGCGGTGTTGATCATCCCCGAGCCCGCCACGTCGTAGGCGGCGATCATGACGCACATCAGGTTGATGCCGCGCGCGAACTGGAAATCGGTGAGCCATTTCATCTGCGCGGGCGTCAGGCCCCAGCCATAGACGGCGAATGATTCCGTGCAGGAATAGCGCCTGCCGGCCTGGCGCGCGGACGAGCCGGCGAACCGCGGGAAATCAGGGTGCGCTCTGCCGGGGAAGATCTGCCGCCAAATGGCATCCACCGCCGGGACGTCGAAGCCGTCGAGCCCGCGCATCACATCGCCGAAACCATATCGCACCGGGCCGGCGAACTCGTCCTCGCCCGGAAAATGCCCCACGCTCAACAGCCCGCGCTCGCGACACCAGTCGCGGATCTGATCCATATACGCCTCGCGGAAAAGCTGCGACCATACGTCGGCATAGTCGTAACGCAGCCGGGCCGTGGTCTCGCTGTCGTCGAACAGCGCCTCGAGCGGCGCGAGGTCGTGGCCCGTCCGCTCGCGGAAGATGACGGGCAGGTCGGGCGTCCACGGGAGCGTGTCCGAACCCAGCCGGCCGGAGACGCGCATTTCATCGGTGAACACGGCGGCGATGGTCCCGCCGAAATCCTCGCCGACCCATTGCGCGTAGCGTTCGTGGGTCAGATCAATGAAGCGCCGCACGGCCTGGGGGTTCATGAGGTCGGCCGGATAGCCGCCGGGAACGACCTCGACGCCGTCGTTCGTGCGCTTCAGCGCCCAACCGCGGAACTCGGGGTGTCCTTGGGCGACCTTATGGAGGGCGTGGCCGCTCGGCCAGCCGCCCTCGTCGTACAGCCAGATGCCAATGCCAAGTCGCTTCGCCTCATCCACCGCCAGGCGCACCCAGCGGAAGAAGTCATCGGACAGATACTCCGTCTTCATGCCGGCGACGAAGTCGTGCTTGCGGAAGGCGTCGGGCATGGGGTGGATGCACACCGCGCCGCAGCCTGCCTCTTTCATCTCGCGCAACTGCGCTCGCATTTGCTCGAGGTCGAGGTCGGCGTTCCACGCCCAGAACATGACGGGGCGATGCGCCGCGGATGGGTCGCGGAACGAGGCCGCCAGTTCCGTGACGTCTGGGGCCGGGTGGGGGCCGAAAGGGGCGGGGAGGTATCTGCTCATCGTCCAATCCTTGCCGCGCGCGCGGTCCGAAGACCGCGCGAAGCCACCGTCCGCAGCGGCCATCGCAACCGCCGCGATTGCGAATAATGCGAGCGCGTGAATCCTCATGCGCATGGTAGCCTTTCCTGGAACAGTTGCCGCCGCTTGATAGGCCGCTATGGAGCCCGGCTGCCCTCGGCCGGGCGACGACGTATCCACCGCGCGCTCATTCCTCCATCGGCACCGCATGCTGCATGACGAAGCCTTCGAGTTCCCCGAAGCGGTTGCGGCGAAAAGCCTCTCCGTATTCCACGCCGACCTGCGCTCCCACGGCTCGGGCGCTCTCGCGCAGGAAGCGTTCGACGAGCGCGGGATGCTCGGCCGGCGGCATCTCGTCGAGCCACGGGATACGCAGGCGGTTCGCCCGCAGCTTCTCCCGGAAGCCCCGCACGATGTTGGCCATCATATTGCGGTGCGCCAGTACCGCCTGGATCTTGATGTCCATCGTTTCCGTGACGTCAACGATGTGATTCACCTCAGGCAGGCGGCGCGCGTAATAGAGGCGCTCGGCGATGGTATGCGGCGCAAGGCCGTCCGCGAAGTGCTCGGGGTTGTAGCGGTCCCCGCCGGATTGCCAGCACGCGTCATCGGCGGCCTGGGCGCACTTGGTGTGATCCGGGTTCTCCTCGTAGATGCCCGCGGGATCGAAGGACATGACGATGTCCGCCTTGACCTGGCGGAAGATGCGGATGAACTTCTCGCGAATGTCGGTTTCCGGGATGGGGTCCATCTCGTCGTTCGGGTAGTCGAGGTGGAATGTCTGCGCCGCGCCGAGAATTCGGAACGCCTCGGAAGCCTCGCGGGCATTGACCTCGATTGTCTCCTCGCGCGACATGCCGAAGGAATCCTTGTCATCGTTCGTCACGCGCACAATATGGACATCGTGCCCATCGCGCGCGTACTTCGCGAGCGTCCCGCCGCAGAAAATGGACGCATCATCCGCATGCGGGCTGATGCAGACAACATTGAGCTTGCGCACGTCAAACCTCCTTCGCCGGCCCGCGCCTGCGTCGAAAGCGCGCCCGGACGATTCGCGGAATGCGCGAAATCCGTCCGGGGCGGGCAGATCTGCNNNNNNNNNNNNNNNNNNNNNNNNNNNNNNNNNNNNNNNNNNNNNNNNNNNNNNNNNNNNNNNNNNNNNNNNNNNNNNNNNNNNNNNNNNNNNNNNNNNNAACAGGATCGCGCGGGCGCCATCGCCGTTGACGTCGGCTATCGGGTCCGGCAGCACGCGGTTGATCGTGAAGCGCCGGTCAATGCCCTGCTCGGACTGAGGATCGAACAGTGTCATCCATAGCAGGCGCAACTCGCCGCCGCGGTAAGACAGCACATCCACGTGGCCGGAGAAGTCGCCGACGACGACGAACAGCGTGCCGCCGCCCGAGGCGTCGGGATACGCGCCAAAGAAGCCGTAGTGGCGGTGGTGGCCTGCGCGATAGTACAGCGCCGTCTCGCGCACGCCGGTAACGCCGTCGAAAACCGACACCCCTCCCATGCGTGACACGGCGACCTCGGGTTTGCCGTCCTCATCGAAATCGCCGACCAGCGCATAGGGCGAATAGGTGCCGCGCTCCGCAGCGGATTCCCACACGAGCTGCGGTTGTTTAAGGCCCTGCGCGTAGGAGTACAACCGAAGCCGCCCCTCGTCGCCCCATGTGTTGGTCCAGGTCAGTCGCTGCGCGCCGGAGTCGCCGGTGAGCGATGCGACCCAACGGTCGTTCGGCCCCCATTCCACTTCGCGCAGGTCGCCGTCCCCGGCCACGTCTATCACGGCGCGCTGGAGATCCCACGCCGACCTCGTACGCGCATCCCACAGGACGTCCGCCCGCCCAGGCTTGATGCCGAGTTCCAGGTCTGCGTTGCCCTCTCCCGCGCGCACCAGGGCGAAGGTTTCCTCCTGACCGAGGAACAAGCGCTGAGCCAGCCTGGGGTGCGGCGATTTCGCGCTCTCGTTTGCCGAACGCGCGGTCGGATTCTGTCCGGACGACATGGCCGCCCTTTCTGTCTCAGCCGCCGGATCGCGCGCCGGGCCGGCTCCAACAAGGCTCCAGCTCGCGAACGCAAGCGCGGCGAGCGCCGCTCGTCGTATCGCGCGCCCTTCCCACCGCCGCCGCAACCGGCAGCAAGCCGGCCGACTCATTGGTTTCGACATCCCGGCTTGTCCTCGCTTCCGCGTCTGCAATGACAATAACTCGGATTCCCGCCAGACGCAGGCAGGCCCTCCCTGCCCGATACTCCGCGTGCGCGCTGCGGGCACGCCTCCGTCACAGCCCTCCGATGCCCGATGACGTCGGCAAGTAGAGGTCAAACGCCAGATCAATGACAGTCCTTAGAAAGCCCGCGCTGAATTCGCCAAGGATCAGCCCAAGGAAAAACGGCAGCGCCCGGCGGTACGCGCGCAGCCCGCCGTAGCGCAATAAGAAGCCTTTGATCACCCACGTCACGAACACCGGCAGCCACATGCGGTACGCGCCGTAGCTCGCCGCTGCCAGATACCCGATCGGGTGCAGCGGCCACCACAGAAAGCGCGTGCGCATTGCACCCAGGAAGACGGTGAAGATCGCGCCGAAGAGATACGCGCCGATGCTGCCGAAGTCCCGCTTCCCCGGCGCTTGGATGTCCTGCATCAATTGCGCCATGGGCTCTCTGCCGAAGGCCCACATCGCCGGCCCGTTGAACCGCGCCGAATCGAACCCGACCTGGTACGTGACGTGCAGCATCGCCCAGAAGGCCGCGATGATGCCGACGCCGCTCGCGAGCAGGATGGCGGGAGTCAGTCCGCGCAGAGACATGCGGCTGCGGCGGCCCATGCGCAGCGCGTCCACCTGGGTCAGGATGGGGAACTGTCGGTGGGTGCGGGACAGCCACATGAACAGGCCCATTGTGGTCAACTCGTAGCGGCTCCAGGCCTGCACGCCGCCGACGCGGCGCAGCACCTGGTCCGGGCCCGCCAGGAACAGCTCAAACGTCGGCAGCCCGAGTTCGGCGCGCAGTCGCGCTGTCACGAGCACGATGACGAAGAACGCCGCGAGGTAGAAGAACGCCGTGTGCGGACGCATGCCGGCCGAGATGGCGAACCCCAACAGCGCGGCCGCTCCCACAAGCAAGCCGATGATAGCGGTGCGGTAAGACACCGCCTCCTCGGCATCATCGAGCTGCGCGCGTCCCCACACGCTGCGCCACACCGCGCGCAGATGCCCGCGCGCCGCCCACAGGATGACCAGCACCACCCCGAGCGTTGATCCCGTGCCTTGCTCCATGACATAGGGAAAGCGCTGCCAGTCGCGGACGCCGAAGTAGATTCCGGTCATGATGCCGAGGCGCGTGATGAGCAGAAAGAAGAGCCACGAGAACATGAGCTGCTGGGGCAGCAGAAACGCCAGGCCGTAAACGAACGGAAACAGGTACACGGGAATCGTAAGCAGGTAATGGCTGTTCCACGGATAGGAAGGAGCGAAGTACCTCCCGCCGACGGGAATCTGCGGCACCTCCGGCGCGAGCACGTGCACGAGGTTCACGAGTTGCGGTATCGCGGCCAGCGCGAAGCCCACCCACAACAGCCGCTGCCGGAAGAAACTCTCGGAGGTGACTTGCAGCGGCACCTCGGCTATCGGGTAGTTCAGGCGCTCCGCATCCCATTGCCGCCGCAGCAGGCTCGCCATGCAGAACATGACCCACACCAGCGTCATCGCGAACAACGACCACCAACCCAGCGGCGCGAGCCACGCCCGCCAGTGGCCCGAAGCGTACAGCGACGACTTCCCCTGGAACAGCGGCTTGATGACCGCCGGGTCCATCACCACGAGGTGACGCGGCAGGTAGGGATGCACGAGCGTCGCCCACTGGTTCTCCGGCGTCGCGCGGCCGATGACCGCCGCCAGCGTGCTGACCAGGATTTGCAGTTGATCGTGTCCGCCGAGCACGCTGGCGGAAGTGACCATGATGTAAATGACGAGTAACTCCACCCGCGAGAATACCCAGCGCGGCGCGACGCGAGCCACGACGGAATTGAACGCGAGCAGCAGCAGCAGCAGGGCGACGGCGTGGAAGAACAAGGCCGACGTCGTCGCGTTGTCCGAATAGCGGACCCACTCGATCTCCGCCAGCCACCAGGTGTTCAGGGGGACGAGCACGAGACCGACGACGATCGCACGCCAGGTCACGGCGCTCGATGCGTTGCGGCGCGCGCCGCCGTCTGCGGTCGCCTGCTGCACGTCAGCCGCAGCGTCAGTTCGTGAGATGGGCGTCATTGAATCCCAGACATGCCGCGAAGCGCCACTCGCCCTTGCCGTCACCCCGCCGGATCAGCGCAGGAAGAAGATCCTGACCTCCCACGGCCTGAAGTCCTCCCTGACAGCCGATGCTTCTTCAGACATTCTCTCCCCCGTCATCAGGTCGGTCACGGTGGCGGGGCGGTTCAAGATCCCGCCGGCGTCGTATGTGGGTCCCCGCCGGCGAACGCTAACTTCGCCGAGCCCTCATCAGGCCCTGCCCCGCGAACGGTCGTTCCTGTTCGCTCGCGGATTTCGTGGCGAGTTCTCAGTCCGCGGGAGGGAGAGCGGTGCCGCGAGACGAATCGCCCTGTGGCTGCCTTGTACCGGCAACCGTACGGTCAGGCATTCCCATCAGGCCGAGGATTACCATGCGCCCACTCCAAGTCGTCGCCGCACTGACGGCCTTGCTCATTCTCAGCGCCAACACGCTGCGTCCCGCTCCCGCCGACGCGGCGTCGCGCCGCACCGGCGGCCGCGCGGACGTCGGCGACTTGAGCCGGGGCGCGCTTGACGGTTGGCAGACCGAAGGCGCGGCGTGGGGTATCGCGCAGCGACAGCGCGCAGGCGCGGTCGCGGAGTATCACGCCGAATCGCTCGCGGGCGGCGAGCAAGCGGTCGGCGTGCTGCGCAGTGAGCCGTTCACCGTCACCGGCAACATTCTGCACTTCCTGGCGAACGGTTGGGACGGGCGGTACGGCGGCAAGGGCGTGAACGGCTATTACCTGCGCCGGGCTGCGGACGGCGAGCTGTTGCGCGCCGCCGCGCCGCCGTGCAGCGACGCGTTCACGCTCATGGCCTGGCCCGTCGCCGATCTCGTCGGCGAGCGGGTGATCTTTGAGGCGATGGATGGCGACCGCGGCGACGCATTCGCATGGCTGGGCGTGTCCGACGTGTACCAGGTGGATTACCCCGCCTCGACGCTTCGCCCACTGAGAATCGCCCCCGCCGGCACCTGGGCCATCCTCGAGCGCGATGGCGGCAGGCAGCAGGTGCCGCCGTATCTCTCTTCTCTCGGCGGTGGCGAGCGCGGAACCGGCGTCGTGCGCTCGCCCGAGTTCGTGATCGAGACGGACGTCATTCGCTTTGATCTGTGCGGGCATGACAGCGAGCACGGCGGCTTGGGTGCGAACTTCGCTGCCCTGCGAGATGCTCACACGGGCAAGCTGCTGCGTCAGACCGCTGCGCCCGGCCGCGATGCCATGACGCCCGTTGAATGGAACGTGCGGGATCTCGCCGGCAGGCGCGTGGTGTTCGAGGTGTGGGACGGGCTGAGCGCTGACGGCTACGCCTGGCTGGGCGTCAACAACCTTGACGCCGGGCCCGCGCTGCGCGCGACCTTCGAGGCAGGCGGACTGCCGGCAGGCTGGAACGTCGGTTCGGCTCGCGACCAGTGCTACGTCACTGCCTGCGGTGTGCCGTTCCTGGGGCTATCGGCTACCGAATCCATCGTGCCCGCGGGCGGCGAGGTGACCGTGAGGTGCGGCTTTCCAGCGCGGCGCGTTTTCCTTCTCGGCATGACCAACACGTGGGATCACGGGAGCCCGGTGTGGGGCACTCCGACGGACTACTCTGACCGACTCTTCATCGGCGACCGCATCGGCCATGTGATAATTGAATACGCCGACGGCACCCACGACGCGATTCCGCTGCGCCTGGGGCACACCGCGTGGTGGTACGCCGACTATGCCGGAAGCAATGCCACCGCGCCCTTCGCATCCGACGGGAAAGCGCGAGCCGTCCTCGAGCGCTCGCTCGATATCTATCCAACCGACGCCGGCGCCGGCCACGCATATCTCTGCGCGATCCGACCGCGAGACAAGACCATCGCCGGGCTGCGATTTGTGGATAACCCGGCAAAGCGAGGCGCGCCCGCCATCACCGCGGTGACCGTGGACACGGATGAGGCGAGCGATCTCCTGGGCCCGCCCATCGGCGCGGCGGCGCCGTCCGATCGCGAGCGGCGCTGGCTTGCCGAGCACATCGTGGCGGCCGACGCGCCTGCGACCTCCGCGACCTACCGCAGCGTCACGGCGCTGCGTCATCTCCTCTACAGCAGTGCCAATGACATCCCGGCACGCGTGTCCCCGGACATCCCGCGCGACTTTCGCGGCCCGCGCGTGCGCTTCGCAGGGACGCCGATTGCCGACCTGCTGACGAATATCTACTACCACTCCACCCAGGACATGGACGACAAGGTGGACGCCGACGGCACCTTCCACACCTCCACCAAGGACGCGCCGA
Proteins encoded in this region:
- a CDS encoding GNAT family N-acetyltransferase; its protein translation is MTEMNRRVCVRAATADDLPAIYEINRMGWDGVCIAEAVEQRHGVVGGTGWRERKAGEVDEACKQHLDRVIVAEAEGVLVGYATSFFNESDRVGEVANNAVHPNWRNRGVATALIGEVIHGLVREGATMLRVTTLERDLPAQRVYEKLGFREIARSVMYTMSADEASAALDRHGDDCR
- a CDS encoding PIG-L family deacetylase; translation: MRKLNVVCISPHADDASIFCGGTLAKYARDGHDVHIVRVTNDDKDSFGMSREETIEVNAREASEAFRILGAAQTFHLDYPNDEMDPIPETDIREKFIRIFRQVKADIVMSFDPAGIYEENPDHTKCAQAADDACWQSGGDRYNPEHFADGLAPHTIAERLYYARRLPEVNHIVDVTETMDIKIQAVLAHRNMMANIVRGFREKLRANRLRIPWLDEMPPAEHPALVERFLRESARAVGAQVGVEYGEAFRRNRFGELEGFVMQHAVPMEE